In a genomic window of Mastomys coucha isolate ucsf_1 unplaced genomic scaffold, UCSF_Mcou_1 pScaffold17, whole genome shotgun sequence:
- the LOC116094905 gene encoding keratin-associated protein 12-2-like, translating into MLTQPAVPATCLLMPAVPATSLLMAAIPATCLLMAAVPATCLLMAAVPATCLLMAAVPATCLLMAAVPATCLLMAAVPATCLLMAAVPATCFLMPAVPATCLLMLFPETCFQNSFRNSC; encoded by the coding sequence ATGCTGACACAACCTGCCGTTCCAGCTACCTGCCTCCTGATGCCCGCCGTTCCAGCTACCAGCCTCCTGATGGCCGCCATTCCAGCTACCTGCCTCCTGATGGCCGCCGTTCCAGCTACCTGCCTCCTGATGGCCGCCGTTCCAGCTACCTGCCTCCTGATGGCCGCCGTTCCAGCTACCTGCCTCCTGATGGCCGCCGTTCCAGCTACCTGCCTCCTGATGGCCGCCGTTCCAGCTACCTGCCTCCTGATGGCCGCCGTTCCAGCTACCTGCTTCCTGATGCCCGCCGTTCCAGCTACCTGCCTCCTGATGCTGTTTCCAGAAACGtgcttccagaacagcttcaggaatagTTGCTAA